DNA sequence from the Littorina saxatilis isolate snail1 linkage group LG9, US_GU_Lsax_2.0, whole genome shotgun sequence genome:
TCTCCCCTCCTCGACCAACTGCGAATCCAGACATGGCCTGACCcaacagatctgaggaccaaaatgtggggagcactggaggacctggaaagaacgtccatgttcatggcatcctccagattccgagtctgacacaaccgtcgtacgaagaagaagaagaagaagaatgtttaCTCATAAAAAAAGATCACGTTGaatccaaaaaaacatatagatttgTCATGTCTTTACTGGGCTCAAAGTTAAACAATACTAGTAATACTagggattttttcttcttcattaattacagagttaattatgaataagcaacaacaaaaccgtGTTCAGTGTGCAATGGCACGCGCGTACCGAAAACAAAATGCCATACATTTATTgggagagataaaaaaaaattaaaaaaaggcacAGTGGTGGATTGGCCATGACTTGTGCAGTGACAACAGTAACATATTAAATTTAGAAGTAATTGGGAAAAAGTTACCCCAAAAAAGCGctagcacacacagaacaacaaaatgtgatgaaacatcaaacctaagaaaagcagcgttcaatgtgcaatgaactgcaaaccatttacacagcagcaaacatgtgacgctttctgaaatttcggtcaatgtagcaatattttcttttttaccaggctcggcgcttgaatacactttctttctttgttttcttgtgtaGCTGCTCGCCATTAGTAATGCAAGAATCTAGATTATAATATAGATCGGTGTATGCAAATTAAGTTCTACGTTTGCGTGCTTTGCCGAGACGAGCGCCATGTAGTCTTGGTGATGACTGGTTTTCAATGTTGatgttttagtttcaggccgacagattgttTTCATATCGGTTCCAGAGACTTTTTGTCTCCCTTTTTTCACTGTCGTAACTTGGAATTAGTGCCATTCAAACCATCAGCGGGGTTGTAATGTATGCATATTTTCAGTTGGCATGTGCCaaagttaaaggcacaatcgGCCTCGTATAAAACATCAGTGTATGATCACAGATATCCTCTGGCTTTTACATACTTTACAAAGATCATTTTCTTTGAACGCTAACCGCCAGGGAACATCCTCCATGCTCCTTTTGGAAAGTgagcttctttttttcttatgaTTATTTCATATTCATCCACGAGCGGATTGTTAAGAACGTTTCGGTGGACGGGAGGTGTACACAGTCCGCGAACGACAATGAGAGCTTGGAATAAAGCATTGAAGCCGGTGTAGGATGTctgtcattctgataatcctcgcttcacggctatcgccagttgtctctctgaccgaacgctacagtcctacgcgaatctataaaaacaagaatacaagagttatctcccatatgttttttgcgagcactgatctaaatttgagatcagtgttcgcgagacgaaaatgattgcagattggccgacttcgacagtgatctccgttctgttcttcacagttatgataaagacatcgttctaaggtcaaaacaagtcgaaattttgggactgctgccggaaggagaccgtaatatatggttgcatcactgtcaaaaaaatcgtctgctccagcgagcgcgaaaccaaacggttgattatcacgtgacacttatgccatatttagagttgtttgcacagtaaatacatccgcgaaaaatagctcgcttgaaactgtctaaaataaaaattcctctgtaatttaaaaattacaaaacaccatgaaaaatcattatcgacgatcgcgaatctgcttatatcaataatacattacaaaaagctctaaatatgttaaaaaaaaaaaaaatcggtttccttgcgctatgccagacaaggaaactcgaggcgtcctgtcagggagagaatgagccgaactcattttgacctgaggtcaggatggatGTCTGTGTGCTAAATAGCCACGCAAGTGATCTGTATAGTCTCAAATTAACTGGGAGAAGTCGACTActtgaagtatacttcgcgaagctgaccGTGCGGAactttagcactgagtgttgggtaaagaaagacttcacaaagtcgacttcgggctcactTAAACACCGCCTTATGCGACATAACATTGCAATGTGCTTCATCGCGTGAgtatggttttgttttggtgaAAATACTAATGGTTGTGTAAACCTCCCCCTAAGAAAAGAAATGGAGCTTTAAGTAATGTGAGCGAACTGGGCGTAGCTGACGTTGAGCGGATATTATTGTAATTGCCATAAGTAACTGGATCAAGTGGTTCATTTCAAACTGCGCTCCGTGCTAGCTCTTCAAGTGACGATTAACACAGTTTCACCAACAAAACTTCCTGTTAGGTAGAGACAAGCCCATGTTGTGTGCAAACAAGGTTgtcagaggggggggggggggggggggggtgcgtgtgcTAGCTCTTCAAGTGACGTCCACTTAACACAGTTTCATCAACAATACTTCCTGTTATGTAGAGGCAAGCCCGTGGTGTGTGCAAAGTCGAACCAGGCTGTCAGATAACGGATCAACCGTCAGTGGTAATCACGGTGTCTTTGAGAGGACAGAGCGAGGGTCGCTGTTGGTTTTCCAGTGTTGTGGGAAGATGAAGATGGCTTCTTTGTTGACCACGTTCTGCATATTCATTCTGAGTACATtcggtaagagagagagaaagagagtgagagaaagagagagagagagagagagagagagagagagagagagaaagacagagatagacagagacagagagagagagagatatatggacagagacagacagagacagagacagacagagacagagacagagagacagatagagagacagagagagatatatagacagagacagacagagacagagagagacagaaacagagacagagagaaagagagagatgtgttTATTTGATGATTGCCCCTATACGCAGCTGATCAATGTATTTATGCTTTTATACACTTGTTTTCTGTATTTCCAGCTTGATTTTATTTAATGTATATTCCAAACATGCTCGAATAAGGGCCTATATTCGGTAAAAACAAAAGGCTTTCACAACTAAACAACATTAAACATTATGTCTTCAAATGTCACTATTTAACTCGTCAAGCCTCAAAGAACACAACACTTTTTTCCTTTTATCCGTTAGAAAGTAGAAAATGAAGATAGAAAAAGATTTTTCTCCGTTACGACACGTCTTACGACGCCAAGTTCAAGACGAAAAAGGAAGTTGGGAGATTTACCTCCCTTGACTTTTCCTCGGTGCGACTTTCTACAGAAAGGTGAACAAATGATCATTTTCGACCGTCTTACCAGTTACATGTCTTACAGCAAAACCAGGTCATAACCAAATTTAAGTAAAGACTTAAATTGTTAAAATGTTGGCTGACGAAAAAGCTTTGATGTGGACACCGTGGTAAAGCCACGCCATTGTTAGAGTCTTGAACGTTTGAAAAGGTCACCCTTTAATATAAACTGTTGTGTAACAAACAGGGATGACTTCGTGCTTTGAGTGGGAAACACTACCGAAAAACGTGGTCTACTCGTGCGTCGGCCGAAAGGTGGAGTTTCCATGGGGATTCAAGGCCGATGGCGCGGGGCTGATCCGGGACATCCGCTGGCTTTTTAACGGCGTCTTTGACTCCATGATGGTGGCTACGGAGGCATACGGGTATTTTTTCCCGACCACGCCCTACTCGCAGCGCGTGCGGCAGCTGACCAATGGGGGCCTAGAGCTGAGTGACGTCACCCTGGCGGATGCTGGGAATTACACGGTGGAGGTGAACGTGGAAGTCGAAGGGTCTCTGGTGTCACACCGTCACTCTGCCCTGCTACAAGTGGGAGGTAAGGTGGCGACTCTTTTCGGTTTCTTCCGAATTAGCCTGGCAGTGAAAGgggtgtttctttgtgtgtttgtttgtgtctttgtttgttagtgtgtttgtttgtgtattcaCGACTTGCAGGACCCCGTAACCCAGCTTAATCAACAGACCGAAGGTGAAGGCCATATGGTTTGGCGGAGGGGGGGCAAAAGTTCCGGTTAGAAAAGACGTGGAGTAATCTCGTGGACACTTCAACATAGATTGCTTTGAAAGACTGATCAGATGGTTATTACGTCTGTATGTGGACGTGAGGTTGtaaggtgtgtgtctgtgtgcagacGGTCTGATGACACAGGGCGGGACTCTGACAGccagccaggaccctgttgcaTTGTGGGACAGTTCTGACCATCAGTGGACCATACGTCTGACCTGTGGCCTTTTCAACTTTCTAGGTCAGCCACCTGTACAGGTCATCTGGACCGTGAGTAATGACGTCTTACtaggactctctctctccctccctccctcctctctctctctccccctctcgtaaaataaagaattgtcactgtcattgtcaatggcattgtctctctctctctctccctccgtcctcctcccctctctctctcactctgtctctctctctctgtctctctctctgtctgtctctctctttctccctctccccctctctctctctctctctgtctctctctctctctgtctctctctctctctctctctctctctctctctctctctctctctctgatgggAAGGGTTACTTTCCCTACATTGTGTGGGCGGTTGGTTTCAAACTTTAGTTTCATCACACAGTTGAATTATTCTAACAAGACACAAGCAAACGAACGTTTCTATTTTTCCGCCGACGAGTGTTGTCGAAAAGTTGCGGCCTGTTGCATGTCGGACAGCCCATAATACGTAGAGCGAACGATAATTGTTTTCAAGAGAGCTGAGAAACCACCAGTGTTTCTGGGGAGGGAATTCTGAGTCGGTACCTCACGGAGCAGAGTCGGTACCTCACGCAGCAGAGTCGGTACCTCTCGCAGCAGAGTCGGTACCTCACGCAGCAGAGTCGGTACCTCACGCAGCAGAGTCGGTACCTCACGCAGCAGAGTCGGTACCTCACGCAGCAGAGTCGGTACCTCACGGAGCAGAGTCGGTACCTCACGCAGCAGAGTCGGTACCTCTCGCAGCAGAGTCAAACCTCAacggtctgggtggccgagtggtaacgcacttgcgctcggaagcgagaggttgcgagttcgaccctgggtcagggcgttagcaattttctcccccctttcctaacctaggtggtgggttcaagtgctagtctttcggatgagacgaaaaaccgaggtcccttcgtgtacacttcattggggtgtgcacgttaaagatcccacgattgacaaaagggtctttcctggcaaaattgtataagcatagataaaaatgtccaccaaaatacccgtgtgacttggaataataggccgtgaaaagtaggatatgcgccgaaatggctgcgatctgctggtcgatgtgaatgcgtgacgtattgtgtaaacaaattccatctcacacggcataaatagatccctgcgccttgaatatgtgcgcgatataaattgcattaaataaaaacaaaacaaaaatataaataaatccctgcgcttagaactgtacccacggaatacacgcgatataagcctcatattgattgattgattgattgacagtgGACATGCTCCGTGTTTGTTCGATATTCCAGTGTGCCGACACTCGCTCTTGAAATAGACATGGGAAAGTATAGCCTAAATCTCAACAACTAGTAATCGTGCGCTTTTCACGCTTAAGTTTCTTGGTCTGCTAAAGACCCACTGCCCATTGTATGTTAGCATCTGAAATGAGCGATGACGACCTGCTTGGTTCACAGACACCCACCATGGCGACGACAGCCAGCAGTGGCTACGATAACGGTCATTTCTACCTGACTCTCTCCTCACCTGTCAAGGGAGGTAACTACACCTGTCACATCCCCCACCACCTCCTTTCTGACGTCTGCGTCACGGAGAGTAACCATGGAAACCACAGGGTGACCTCAAGTGTCCTTGTGGGCGAGGTCGAGGCAAGGCTGTCGCTGCTGGAGGCAGAGCAGAGAACGCTGAACGCCAAACTCAGTAATCTGTCGTCAGAGAACATGGAATTGGGGGGAGGGCTGCAAGTAATACAAACTTTGACAGATGAATCAACTGACAATCTGACTCTCTACATCAGTGGTAagaagcagtgtgtgtgtgtgtgtgtgtgtgtgtgtgtgtgtgtgtgtgtgtgtgtgtgtctgtgtgtgtgtatgtgtgtgtgtgtgtgtgtgtctgtctgtctgtttgtctgtctgtctgtttgtctgtctgtcttatttTCGTCTTCTCATaactatcttctctctctctctctctctctctctctctctctctctctctctctctcttcttctccctTCTCCcgttctctccctttctttctctctcagtctctctctctctctctctctttctctttctccctctctctctctctctctctctctctctctctctctctctctctctctctctctctctctctctctctctctctccccttgtttaataaagaaagtaaaagaGAACCGGGCGTATTTCCCTAAATTTCAGTGCAAtcgcttgactgaatggtttatcacgcctcagcgttcttgtttTCGGTATTCCGTTGCAGCTTCATCTAAGACAGATGGCTGTCTCCAGTCTAAAAGTTTTAGGAAATAACCACTATGACTATCTTTTTCGTAATTGAAAGTTGCAAGCGGTAGCAAccgcattttttttaaatcaatgttGTTTGATGAAACAAAACGTTTTGTGAGAACCTTTGTGGTTGCAAGTTCATTATTTTATCTGGCAAGGTACCGGATAAAATATACAAAATGTATGCAAAACGGTCATGGAATAGCCTTAATCTAACTTAACAGCTGCTGGATGTTTGCATAAACTTGATGGGATAATTTCTATCCAACAGAACAACTCGAGACTGTTCGTAAGGAACTTCGCAGGGAAGTTCAAGACTTGCGGGGTAtcgcacaaaaacaacaaggacAACAACGTCTCCTTGGAGGTAAGCGTTTGattcgtcgaacgctgaagaagaagaagatgtcttGACCTGATTATGAGTAAAGTGCTCTAGTTTGGCCTGTTATCACGCATATGTAAGAGAGGCCGCCCATTAATGTCGTTAACAAAACCATAGCTTAACACGTGTGTGACCTTACAAGCAAGGCGAGGCGGAATAAGACGTTGTGTTTCAGTGAtctgttctcttcttttctgttCTATTCTCCAGGCAAATATGCGTCCCTCTATTCTTGAGAACTGACCACGTAATGCcaatttcattttttatttagtcaagttttgactaaatattttaacatcgagggggaatcgaaacgagggtcgtggtgtatgtgcgtgcgtgcgtgcgtgtgtgtgtgtgtgtgtgtgtgtgtgtgtgtgtgtgtgtagagcgattcagactaaactactggaccgatctttatgaaatttgacatgagagttcctgggtatgaaatccccgaacgtttttttcatttttttgataaatgtctttgatgacgtcatatccggcttttcgtgaaagttgaggcggcactgtcacgccctcatttttcaaccaaattggttgaaattttggtcaagtaatcttcgacgaagcccggggttccgtattgcatttcagcttggtggcttaaaaattaattaatgactttggtcattaaaaatctgaaaattgtaaaaaaaaataacaatttataaaacgatccaaatttacgtttatcttattctccatcatttgctgattccaaaaacatataaatatgttatatttggattaaa
Encoded proteins:
- the LOC138976687 gene encoding uncharacterized protein, with amino-acid sequence MKMASLLTTFCIFILSTFGMTSCFEWETLPKNVVYSCVGRKVEFPWGFKADGAGLIRDIRWLFNGVFDSMMVATEAYGYFFPTTPYSQRVRQLTNGGLELSDVTLADAGNYTVEVNVEVEGSLVSHRHSALLQVGDGLMTQGGTLTASQDPVALWDSSDHQWTIRLTCGLFNFLGQPPVQVIWTTPTMATTASSGYDNGHFYLTLSSPVKGGNYTCHIPHHLLSDVCVTESNHGNHRVTSSVLVGEVEARLSLLEAEQRTLNAKLSNLSSENMELGGGLQVIQTLTDESTDNLTLYISEQLETVRKELRREVQDLRGIAQKQQGQQRLLGEQLETVRKELRREVQDLRGIAQEQQGQQRLLGEQLETVRKELRTKVQDLWGVTADLLDGPCASVNHTVLSDASRAVTHGTGLLCDKSLTLGWYRFVLNGSPAVIPTQCVELRHCGTGRPYWLDLQGKELPAAGQETDARACGTGHHSNCCELQKPISVRNCGAFFVYKLTPFSKCNRAYCAQEMDS